From a region of the Zingiber officinale cultivar Zhangliang chromosome 4B, Zo_v1.1, whole genome shotgun sequence genome:
- the LOC121975320 gene encoding probable alkaline/neutral invertase D: MPPSRMVEVVENGRRDAMGLRKVDSRASITEADDLDLARLPDRPRIKIERKRSFDERSLSEHLAGGSLRQVDSVESIFSLGGLRSVLDSPSSLGHHSFEPHPMFAEAWDALRKSIVLFRSQPVGTIAALDHTSEEVLNYDQVFVRDFVPSAMAFLMNGENDIVKNFLLKTLHLQGWEKRIDRFKLGEGVMPASFKVRHDPIRKNDNLTADFGESAIGRVAPVDSGFWWIILLRAYTKATGDMTLAESPECQRGMRLILALCLSEGFETFPTLLCADGCSMIDRRMGVYGYPIEIQALFFMSLRCALSMLKQDSEGKEFIERIVKRLHALSYHMRNYFWLDFQQLNVIYRYKTEEYSHTAVNKFNVIPDSIPDWIFDFMPNRGGYFIGNVSPARMDFRWFALGNCIAILSSLATPEQSAAIMDLLEERWEELVGEMPLKIAYPALEGHEWRIVTGCDPKNTRWSYHNGGSWPVLLWLFTAACIKTGRPQIAQRAIDLAESRLSKDGWPEYYDGKTGRYVGKQARKFQTWSIAGYLVAKMMLEDPSHLGMISLEEDRAMKPPVKRSASWTI; the protein is encoded by the exons ATGCCTCCCTCGCGAATGGTGGAAGTAGTGGAGAACGGGCGGCGCGACGCGATGGGACTGCGCAAGGTTGACTCGCGCGCCTCGATCACGGAGGCAGACGACCTCGACCTGGCGCGGCTTCCCGATCGGCCGCGGATCAAGATCGAGCGGAAGAGGTCGTTCGACGAGCGCTCGCTCAGCGAGCACTTGGCCGGGGGGAGTCTCCGGCAGGTCGACAGCGTCGAGAGCATTTTCTCCCTCGGAGGCCTGAGATCTGTTCTGGACTCGCCGTCCTCGTTGGGGCACCACTCGTTCGAGCCGCACCCGATGTTCGCGGAGGCCTGGGACGCGCTCCGGAAGTCCATCGTGCTCTTCCGCAGCCAGCCGGTGGGCACCATCGCCGCTCTGGATCACACATCGGAAGAGGTCCTCAATTATGATCAG GTTTTCGTCCGTGATTTTGTGCCAAGTGCCATGGCTTTCCTGATGAACGGAGAGAACGACATAGTGAAAAATTTCCTCCTGAAGACTCTCCACCTCCAAGGGTGGGAGAAGAGGATCGATCGATTCAAGCTCGGGGAAGGTGTGATGCCTGCGAGCTTCAAAGTTCGCCACGATCCTATAAGGAAAAACGACAATTTGACCGCAGATTTCGGCGAGAGCGCAATCGGAAGGGTTGCGCCTGTGGACTCCGGTTTCTGGTGGATCATTCTTCTCCGGGCGTACACAAAAGCCACAGGCGACATGACTCTGGCAGAATCACCGGAGTGCCAGAGAGGGATGAGGCTCATACTAGCCTTGTGTTTGTCCGAAGGCTTCGAAACATTCCCGACCTTGCTCTGCGCCGATGGATGCTCAATGATCGATCGGAGAATG GGAGTTTATGGCTATCCTATCGAAATCCAAGCCCTGTTCTTCATGTCATTGAGATGTGCTCTATCGATGCTCAAACAAGACTCCGAAGGGAAGGAATTCATAGAGAGAATCGTGAAACGCCTGCACGCCCTGAGCTACCACATGCGGAACTATTTCTGGCTTGATTTCCAGCAGCTCAACGTCATTTACAGATACAAAACAGAGGAGTACTCTCACACGGCGGTGAACAAGTTCAACGTCATTCCGGACTCCATCCCCGATTGGATCTTCGACTTCATGCCGAACCGCGGTGGGTACTTCATCGGGAATGTGAGCCCCGCGAGAATGGACTTCAGATGGTTTGCGCTCGGCAACTGCATTGCGATTCTGTCTTCGCTCGCGACTCCGGAGCAATCGGCGGCGATCATGGACCTTCTGGAAGAAAGATGGGAGGAGCTCGTCGGCGAGATGCCGCTGAAGATTGCGTACCCTGCTTTGGAGGGTCACGAATGGCGGATTGTGACAGGGTGCGACCCTAAAAACACCAGATGGAGCTACCACAATGGAGGAAGTTGGCCAG TGCTCCTCTGGCTCTTCACTGCCGCATGCATCAAAACCGGCCGTCCCCAAATTGCCCAACGAGCGATCGATCTCGCAGAAAGCAGGCTGTCCAAGGACGGCTGGCCCGAGTACTACGACGGCAAGACAGGCCGATACGTCGGCAAACAAGCGAGGAAGTTCCAGACATGGTCCATCGCGGGCTACTTGGTAGCGAAAATGATGCTCGAAGACCCTTCGCATCTCGGCATGATCTCTTTGGAGGAGGACAGGGCCATGAAGCCTCCTGTGAAGAGATCTGCTTCATGGACGATCTGA
- the LOC121978346 gene encoding uncharacterized protein LOC121978346, whose translation MHLLKYMHIQPPTAKGYECIIKLMNKWTKGFIFGACYRFQINSLQLTGSQVQPTKGEKVLEKLLQKRQISSRRQDHLNYVLADFYILWPSHSTTRNLTVRSPLWTTSSSISTPSRCGHRRRLAPELDAAAPFLAQFNEPILIAKINADKYRKFPSKYEIELLSQKLWMTMIEVHSLVDSLKDIEKGKR comes from the exons ATGCATCTCCTTAAGTATATGCACATTCAACCACCTACTGCAAAGGGCTATGAATGTATCATAAAGTTGATGAATAAGTGGACAAAAGGATTCATCTTTGGAGCATGTTATAGATTTCAGATCAACTCGCTTCAACTGACAGGATCTCAAGTTCAGCCCACCAAAGGGGAGAAAGTCTTGGAGAAGTTGCTTCAG AAACGTCAAATCTCATCTAGGCGTCAAGACCACCTAAACTACGTCTTGGCCGATTTTTATATACTGTGGCCATCCCACTCGACGACAAGAAATTTGACCGTACGATCTCCGCTTTGGACCACATCCTCGTCGATTTCTACACCCTCTCGGTGTGGCCACCGCAGGCGGCTTGCTCCCGAG TTGGATGCAGCTGCTCCATTTCTGGCTCAGTTTAATGAACCAATACTGATTGCTAAGATAAATGCTGACAAATACAGAAAGTTCCCTTCCAAATACGAAATAGA GTTGTTGTCTCAGAAACTCTGGATGACGATGATCGAGGTTCACAGTTTAGTCGATTCTTTGAAGGATATAGAGAAGGGAAAACGATGA
- the LOC121975321 gene encoding patellin-3-like, with product MAEANVAKAAVAAATEEVVVGEVAVVPMKELVKQRPQSPPVPEPEKRPKKMALLSALAAEAAEERRAIALEENATADCTFHDGVFSEESTFVADLGDHEKKALDELKLLVRAALAGHDFSPPLPAGKNQQEGPPVRTPPEFLRHPASEEEDDGKLVHNVVKADEDGAKTVEAIEETVVSVATLPTKKKVKEVEKTGAPEVLIWGVPLLADERSDTVLLKFLRAREFDAKEAMAMLKAAVLWREEFGVEALLEEDLGVPDLERVVFMHGADRAGHPVCYGVYGELQSEAMRALAFADEEKKKRFLRWRIQHLEKGIRDLLDFTPGGISTMLQVADLKNAIRPAKEIRLAFALLQDNYPEFVAKQIFINVPWWYRAFHRMMSPFFTKRTRSKFVFAGPSKTAETLFKYIVPEQVPVQYGGFSRENDPDFTIADAATDLTIKPSVKQDVEILISEKCILIWELRVLGWDVTYSAEFVPSSADRYTVIVQKERKLSAMDEPILKGTFKVTEPGKIVLSVHNSSSKKKNLLCRYKIKSSN from the exons ATGGCTGAAGCGAACGTGGCGAAGGCAGCAGTTGCAGCGGCGACCGAGGAGGTCGTGGTCGGagaggtggcggtggtgccgatgAAAGAGCTGGTGAAGCAGCGGCCGCAGTCGCCGCCTGTTCCCGAGCCGGAGAAGCGGCCGAAGAAGATGGCTTTGCTCTCGGCCCTGGCAGCGGAGGCGGCCGAGGAGAGGCGCGCCATCGCCTTGGAGGAGAATGCGACGGCGGACTGTACTTTCCACGATGGCGTCTTCTCGGAGGAGAGTACCTTCGTCGCCGATCTCGGTGACCACGAGAAGAAAGCCCTCGACGAACTCAAACTGCTTGTTCGTGCCGCCCTCGCCGGCCACGACTTCTCCCCGCCTCTTCCAGCCGGAAAAAACCAGCAAGAGGGGCCTCCAGTTCGTACTCCACCGGAATTTTTGCGGCATCCGGCGTCGGAAGAGGAAGACGACGGAAAGCTAGTGCATAATGTCGTCAAGGCGGACGAGGACGGAGCCAAGACGGTGGAAGCCATAGAGGAGACCGTGGTCTCCGTGGCCACTCTGCCGACAAAGAAGAAGGTGAAGGAGGTCGAGAAGACCGGCGCCCCTGAGGTACTCATTTGGGGCGTCCCCCTTCTGGCCGACGAGAGGAGCGACACCGTGCTCCTCAAGTTCCTCCGCGCGAGGGAATTCGACGCCAAGGAAGCCATGGCCATGCTCAAGGCCGCCGTGCTGTGGAGGGAGGAGTTCGGCGTCGAAGCCCTCCTTGAAGAGGACCTCGGCGTCCCTGATCTGGAGAGGGTGGTCTTCATGCACGGCGCCGACAGGGCAGGCCACCCCGTGTGCTACGGCGTCTACGGCGAGCTCCAAAGTGAGGCGATGCGCGCTCTGGCGTTCGCCgacgaggagaagaagaagcggtTCTTGAGGTGGAGGATACAGCACCTGGAGAAGGGCATCCGCGACCTGCTCGACTTCACTCCCGGCGGTATCTCGACAATGCTGCAGGTCGCCGACCTCAAAAACGCAATCCGGCCGGCGAAGGAAATCCGCCTCGCCTTTGCTCTGCTCCAAGACAACTACCCTGAGTTTGTGGCCAAGCAG ATATTCATCAACGTTCCGTGGTGGTACCGCGCATTTCATCGAATGATGAGCCCCTTCTTCACCAAGAGGACCAGGAGCAAGTTTGTGTTTGCAGGACCCTCAAAGACAGCTGAGACCCTTTTTAA ATACATTGTGCCCGAGCAAGTTCCAGTCCAATATGGAGGCTTCAGCAGGGAGAATGACCCTGATTTCACCATTGCTGATGCTGCTACAGATCTCACTATCAAGCCCTCAGTGAAGCAAGATGTCGAGATACTAATTAGCGAG AAATGCATTCTCATTTGGGAGCTTCGAGTTCTCGGCTGGGATGTCACATACAGTGCTGAGTTTGTCCCGAGTTCGGCCGACCGGTACACGGTGATCGTGCAAAAGGAGAGGAAGCTTTCCGCCATGGACGAGCCTATCTTGAAGGGCACCTTCAAGGTTACCGAGCCTGGGAAGATTGTTCTTTCAGTGCACAATTCATCCTCCAAAAAGAAGAACCTCCTCTGCAGATACAAGATCAAGAGCTCAAACTGA